In Prescottella soli, a genomic segment contains:
- a CDS encoding PucR family transcriptional regulator → MPSEDDRHRPEASAAVIAILDRLDARFDSLAHGRKIPVHEGRRGVPVAPHPELLRHSTRRYFEVASRAIREYRTFTEEELRPIREGAVQAAADGASLTAVLHNWHRFGRTLHDECRAAAAGERAAGVVEIASAVLRLQETITSAVVESYESERVALDGDEKPSKELLARLLMAGQDADPTARWCGIELADEYSVLALSYVDTQRDPASQWSAQARMARVLERQGPPPVLGVLEQDGGTLLVPHKVGGDIDWYRRAVVLVESFSAAVDAPVTAAVTEPVTRARIADSERLAGELLVLARRLGREPAVYQLKDLALPFQLSRPTEGRQYLADWLLPLDPHPELVETLDAYLHHDLDRGRTARALDVHPNTVNNRLGRIRDLAGVDPSRYEGIMTLGSALDARRARGWEPGGAQ, encoded by the coding sequence ATGCCGTCGGAAGACGACCGGCACCGTCCGGAGGCCAGCGCCGCGGTGATCGCGATCCTGGACCGGCTCGACGCCAGGTTCGACTCGCTGGCCCACGGGCGAAAGATCCCGGTTCACGAGGGCAGGCGGGGTGTGCCCGTCGCGCCGCATCCGGAACTGTTGCGGCACAGCACCCGCCGGTACTTTGAAGTCGCATCTCGGGCGATTCGGGAGTACCGAACATTCACCGAGGAAGAGTTGCGTCCGATCCGCGAGGGTGCCGTGCAGGCGGCGGCGGACGGTGCGTCTTTGACTGCGGTGCTCCACAACTGGCATCGATTCGGCCGCACGCTCCACGACGAATGTCGCGCGGCCGCGGCGGGCGAGCGCGCCGCCGGGGTGGTGGAGATCGCCTCGGCCGTCCTACGGCTGCAGGAGACCATCACGAGCGCGGTGGTCGAATCCTACGAGAGCGAGCGGGTGGCGCTGGACGGGGACGAGAAGCCGTCCAAGGAGTTGCTGGCGCGGCTGTTGATGGCCGGGCAGGATGCCGACCCGACCGCGCGCTGGTGCGGTATCGAGCTGGCCGACGAGTACTCGGTCCTCGCGCTGTCTTATGTTGACACGCAACGTGATCCGGCCTCGCAATGGTCGGCGCAGGCTCGGATGGCGCGAGTTCTCGAACGGCAGGGTCCACCGCCGGTCCTGGGCGTACTCGAGCAGGACGGCGGCACCCTGTTGGTGCCGCACAAGGTCGGTGGCGACATCGACTGGTATCGCCGCGCGGTGGTCCTGGTCGAGTCGTTCTCGGCCGCGGTCGACGCGCCGGTGACCGCGGCCGTGACGGAACCGGTCACCCGTGCTCGAATCGCGGATTCGGAACGGCTCGCCGGCGAGCTGCTGGTGCTGGCGCGTCGGCTCGGCCGTGAACCCGCGGTGTATCAGCTCAAGGATCTGGCGTTGCCGTTCCAGTTGTCCCGGCCGACGGAGGGCCGGCAGTACCTGGCCGACTGGTTGCTGCCGCTCGATCCGCATCCGGAACTGGTCGAGACCCTCGACGCGTACCTGCATCACGACCTCGACCGCGGGCGGACGGCGCGAGCACTCGACGTCCACCCCAACACGGTGAACAACCGACTCGGTCGGATCCGCGATCTTGCGGGCGTCGATCCGAGCCGCTACGAGGGCATCATGACGCTCGGTTCGGCACTGGACGCGCGCCGGGCCCGGGGCTGGGAGCCGGGCGGGGCCCAGTGA